A DNA window from Christiangramia salexigens contains the following coding sequences:
- the sucD gene encoding succinate--CoA ligase subunit alpha, with amino-acid sequence MSVLVNKNSKVIVQGFTGGEGTFHAEQMIEYGTNVVGGVTPGKGGQKHLNKPVFNTVSDAVAQTGADVSIIFVPPAFAADAIMEAADAGIKVIITITEGIPVADMVKASDYIKDRDCRLIGPNCPGVITPGEAKVGIMPGFVFKKGNVGIVSKSGTLTYEAADQVVKQGLGITTAIGIGGDPIIGTTTKEAVELLMNDDDTECIVMIGEIGGQLEADAANWVRENGNKKPVVGFIAGETAPAGRTMGHAGAIVGGSEDTAQAKKKILKENGIHVVDSPAEIGLKVAEVLNG; translated from the coding sequence ATGAGCGTTTTAGTCAATAAAAATTCTAAAGTAATCGTGCAGGGTTTTACCGGAGGTGAAGGTACATTCCATGCCGAGCAAATGATAGAATATGGTACAAATGTAGTTGGAGGAGTTACTCCAGGTAAGGGTGGCCAAAAACACCTTAATAAACCGGTATTCAATACAGTATCTGATGCTGTAGCACAAACCGGAGCAGATGTATCTATAATTTTTGTTCCACCGGCTTTCGCAGCCGATGCAATAATGGAAGCTGCAGATGCAGGTATTAAGGTGATTATTACTATTACCGAGGGTATTCCTGTTGCCGACATGGTGAAAGCTTCAGATTACATCAAGGACCGTGATTGCAGACTTATTGGACCTAACTGTCCAGGAGTAATCACACCGGGAGAAGCTAAGGTAGGAATCATGCCAGGTTTTGTGTTTAAGAAAGGAAATGTAGGTATCGTTTCAAAATCTGGAACATTAACTTACGAAGCTGCAGATCAGGTTGTAAAACAAGGTCTTGGAATCACTACAGCAATAGGTATTGGTGGTGATCCAATTATTGGTACTACAACTAAGGAGGCTGTTGAACTGTTGATGAACGACGATGATACCGAGTGTATCGTAATGATCGGTGAGATTGGTGGTCAGTTGGAAGCTGATGCCGCCAACTGGGTAAGAGAAAATGGTAATAAGAAGCCGGTTGTTGGATTCATTGCTGGTGAAACTGCTCCTGCAGGTCGTACAATGGGTCACGCTGGAGCTATTGTTGGTGGAAGTGAAGATACTGCTCAGGCTAAGAAGAAAATATTAAAGGAGAATGGTATTCATGTAGTAGATTCTCCTGCAGAAATAGGATTAAAAGTTGCTGAAGTACTTAACGGCTAA
- the fabG gene encoding 3-oxoacyl-[acyl-carrier-protein] reductase, translating into MKLLEGKNAIITGGSRGIGKGIAQVFAQHGANVAFTYNSSSQSAEELAKELEKLGVKAKAYQSNAASFEESQDLANKVVEEFGSIDILVNNAGITKDNLLMRMSEEDFDKVIEVNLKSIFNMTKAVQRTMLKQRKGSIINMSSVVGVTGNAGQANYAASKAGIIGFSKSMAQELGSRNIRTNVIAPGFIETEMTEKLDEKTVQGWRDSIPLKRGGSPEDIANACVYLGSELSSYVTGQTIHVDGGMHT; encoded by the coding sequence ATGAAATTATTAGAAGGAAAGAATGCTATAATTACAGGGGGCAGCCGTGGGATAGGTAAAGGGATCGCGCAGGTTTTTGCTCAACATGGAGCTAATGTTGCTTTCACATACAATTCTTCTTCTCAGTCGGCTGAAGAATTGGCCAAAGAATTGGAAAAATTAGGCGTAAAGGCAAAAGCTTATCAATCCAATGCTGCCAGCTTTGAGGAATCTCAGGACCTTGCAAACAAGGTGGTAGAAGAATTTGGATCTATCGATATACTGGTGAACAATGCAGGAATTACCAAAGACAATCTGTTAATGCGAATGAGCGAAGAGGATTTTGATAAGGTTATAGAAGTAAACCTGAAATCTATCTTCAATATGACCAAAGCTGTACAGAGAACCATGCTAAAGCAACGTAAGGGGAGTATTATTAATATGAGCTCTGTTGTAGGTGTAACCGGTAATGCAGGTCAGGCGAATTATGCAGCTTCAAAAGCGGGAATTATTGGATTCTCTAAATCTATGGCACAGGAACTTGGTTCAAGAAATATCAGAACTAATGTTATTGCTCCTGGTTTCATTGAAACTGAAATGACCGAGAAGCTTGATGAGAAAACAGTACAAGGTTGGAGAGATTCAATTCCATTAAAAAGAGGAGGTAGCCCTGAAGATATTGCTAATGCATGTGTATATCTGGGTAGTGAACTTAGTTCTTATGTTACCGGACAAACCATTCATGTGGATGGAGGAATGCATACCTAG
- a CDS encoding prohibitin family protein: MERLPKIGIPLFIGIVVLIIFIAKSTVTIDSGEAGVLYKTFGGGVVTEEPPLSEGFHFVAPWNKVFVYEVRQQSIDEEMTVLSSNGLEISLDASVWFQPEYEALGKLHQEKGEAYIQRLLQPAIRSATRAVVGRYNPEQLYASKREAIQQEIFDETNLLLEDQYVQVNEVLVRDVSLPSTIKEAIERKLRQEQESLEYEFRLSKAEQEAERQRIDAEGKARANSILSQSLTDKILQEKGIQATIELSKSNNSKVIVIGSGKDGLPIILGNN, from the coding sequence ATGGAAAGATTACCCAAGATTGGCATACCATTATTTATTGGTATCGTCGTTTTAATTATTTTTATTGCAAAGTCTACAGTTACTATAGATTCCGGTGAAGCCGGAGTATTATATAAAACTTTTGGAGGAGGTGTTGTGACAGAGGAACCGCCATTATCTGAAGGATTTCACTTTGTTGCACCTTGGAACAAGGTTTTTGTTTATGAAGTAAGACAGCAATCTATTGATGAAGAAATGACGGTTTTATCATCAAACGGATTAGAGATTAGTCTGGATGCATCAGTATGGTTTCAGCCGGAATATGAAGCCTTAGGGAAATTGCATCAGGAAAAGGGAGAAGCGTATATTCAAAGGCTACTTCAGCCGGCAATTAGATCGGCAACCCGTGCAGTGGTAGGAAGGTATAATCCTGAGCAATTATATGCGAGTAAAAGAGAAGCGATCCAACAGGAAATTTTTGATGAAACCAATCTTTTACTGGAAGATCAGTATGTACAGGTAAATGAAGTGCTTGTTAGAGATGTTTCCCTTCCATCTACAATTAAGGAAGCTATTGAACGTAAGCTAAGACAGGAGCAGGAATCTCTGGAATATGAATTCAGGTTGTCTAAAGCAGAGCAGGAGGCAGAGCGTCAGCGTATAGACGCTGAAGGTAAAGCTCGTGCTAACTCTATACTTAGCCAGTCATTAACCGATAAGATCCTGCAGGAAAAAGGGATCCAGGCTACAATAGAACTCTCAAAATCCAATAATAGTAAAGTAATTGTAATTGGATCTGGTAAGGATGGTTTGCCAATTATTCTGGGAAACAACTAA
- the hisG gene encoding ATP phosphoribosyltransferase, whose amino-acid sequence MSKEKLRIAVQKSGRLNEDSLKILKDAGISIDNGKEQLKASSRNFPLEVLYLRNGDIPQYLRDGVVDVAIIGENVLIEKGQDIIHAEKLGFSKCRVSLAVPKSLKYTDINDLDGKKIATSYPNTVNAFLEKKGISAELHIINGSVEIAPNIGLADAICDIVSSGSTLFKNNLKEVEVMLKSEAVLAISPKISSDRKEILEKLQFRLKSVLNARTSKYILLNAPNARLDDIIKLLPGMRSPTVLPLAEEGWSSVHTVINEERFWEVIDELKAYGAEGILVAPIEKMVI is encoded by the coding sequence ATGAGTAAAGAAAAATTAAGAATCGCTGTTCAAAAGTCGGGTAGGCTAAATGAAGACTCTTTAAAGATCCTTAAGGATGCAGGGATATCAATAGATAATGGAAAAGAGCAATTAAAAGCTTCTTCTCGAAATTTCCCACTTGAAGTCCTATATCTTAGAAACGGGGACATCCCGCAATACCTTAGGGATGGCGTAGTAGACGTAGCCATTATAGGTGAGAATGTACTTATAGAAAAAGGTCAGGATATCATCCACGCAGAAAAACTTGGCTTCTCTAAATGTCGCGTTTCTCTGGCTGTCCCAAAATCTTTAAAGTATACGGATATTAATGATCTGGATGGAAAAAAAATTGCTACTAGCTACCCAAATACTGTAAATGCCTTTTTGGAAAAGAAAGGGATTTCAGCTGAATTACACATTATTAATGGTTCTGTAGAAATAGCTCCAAATATTGGGCTTGCCGATGCTATTTGCGATATTGTTTCCAGCGGGAGTACTCTTTTCAAGAACAATTTGAAGGAGGTGGAAGTTATGCTTAAAAGTGAAGCTGTACTTGCTATTTCGCCTAAGATTTCCAGTGATCGAAAAGAGATCCTGGAGAAGTTGCAATTCAGGTTAAAATCTGTATTAAACGCCCGAACTTCAAAATATATTCTTTTAAACGCACCTAACGCAAGGCTTGATGATATCATCAAATTATTACCGGGAATGCGAAGCCCCACGGTACTTCCACTAGCAGAAGAAGGCTGGAGCTCTGTACACACCGTAATTAACGAGGAGCGCTTTTGGGAGGTTATAGATGAATTAAAAGCTTACGGAGCTGAAGGCATCCTGGTCGCTCCTATTGAAAAAATGGTAATTTAA
- the hisD gene encoding histidinol dehydrogenase, producing MNKIKNPNRSEWAEILKRPTQTVADIEQTVMQIFDEIKLKGNSAVSKYTELFDGIKLDSLIASEDEISYAKDQISEELKEAINTAKSNIEQFHRAQRTEKINVETTKGVNCWQEKKPIQKVGLYIPGGTAPLFSSILMLAIPASIAGCKEIVLCTPPDKQGKINPAILYTAELCGVTKIFKIGGIQAIGAMTFGTEDVPQVYKIFGPGNQFVTVAKQLATKFQIAIDMPAGPSELLIYADDSAKASYVASDLLSQAEHGKDSQVILVSTSEKLLDDVSKEVENQIAELPRQEIAEKAIENSRLILVETEKEALNLINEYGPEHFIICSKDEEFFANGILNAGSVFIGNYSPESAGDYASGTNHTLPTNGYSKQYSGVNLDSFLKSITFQKISEEGIKKIGPSIELMAEAEGLQAHKNAVSLRLKDLT from the coding sequence ATGAATAAGATTAAAAATCCCAATAGATCTGAGTGGGCTGAGATTTTAAAAAGACCTACACAAACTGTGGCCGATATTGAGCAAACCGTAATGCAGATCTTTGATGAGATAAAACTCAAGGGAAATTCAGCTGTATCCAAGTACACAGAATTATTTGATGGCATTAAACTGGATAGTCTGATTGCTTCAGAAGATGAAATATCCTATGCAAAGGATCAAATTTCAGAAGAGCTAAAGGAAGCCATCAATACTGCCAAATCGAATATAGAACAGTTTCACAGAGCTCAGCGTACTGAAAAGATCAATGTGGAAACCACAAAGGGCGTAAATTGCTGGCAGGAAAAGAAGCCAATTCAAAAGGTAGGGCTTTATATCCCCGGTGGTACGGCTCCTTTGTTCTCTTCCATCTTAATGCTTGCGATTCCTGCTAGCATTGCGGGCTGCAAGGAAATCGTTTTATGCACTCCGCCAGATAAGCAGGGGAAAATAAACCCCGCCATTCTTTATACTGCAGAACTTTGTGGAGTTACAAAGATATTCAAGATTGGAGGTATACAGGCTATTGGTGCCATGACCTTTGGAACTGAAGATGTACCACAGGTTTATAAGATATTTGGACCGGGAAATCAGTTTGTAACGGTTGCAAAACAATTAGCAACTAAATTTCAGATTGCTATAGATATGCCGGCGGGACCCTCGGAACTGCTTATTTATGCCGATGATTCTGCGAAGGCTTCGTATGTTGCTTCAGATCTGTTAAGCCAGGCAGAACATGGTAAAGATAGTCAGGTAATTCTGGTTTCTACTTCAGAAAAGCTTTTAGACGATGTTTCTAAGGAGGTAGAAAATCAAATAGCTGAGTTGCCAAGACAGGAAATCGCTGAAAAGGCTATTGAAAACTCGCGCTTAATTCTGGTTGAAACTGAAAAAGAAGCTTTAAATCTTATAAATGAATATGGTCCTGAGCACTTTATTATCTGTTCTAAGGACGAAGAATTTTTCGCAAATGGAATTTTGAATGCCGGCTCTGTGTTTATAGGAAATTACTCACCAGAAAGTGCAGGCGATTATGCCTCCGGAACCAATCATACCTTACCTACAAATGGCTATTCAAAGCAATATAGCGGAGTGAACCTTGATAGCTTTTTGAAAAGCATAACTTTTCAAAAGATCTCTGAGGAAGGGATTAAAAAAATAGGACCTTCTATTGAATTGATGGCAGAGGCTGAAGGACTACAGGCGCACAAGAATGCAGTAAGTTTAAGACTAAAAGACCTTACCTGA
- the hisC gene encoding histidinol-phosphate transaminase codes for MEKFDLYKLVRDNVALLQPYSSARDEFKTEGKEMIFLDANENPFNSGLNRYPDPQQSKLKQRLSQKKDIGTDKILLGNGSDEVLDLIFRAFCEPGMDNIISLPPTYGMYKVLADINNIENREVLLNHDFEPDVTAILNQVNPRTKLIFLCSPNNPSANSFEKEKILEILNNFKGIVVIDEAYIDFSEEKSWISELKNYPNLIVTQTFSKALGMAGIRLGILYASSEIIQILNKIKPPYNVNQLTQDKAEEILDSFDSIKSRVTEIVSERKVLSKALLQVEFITKIYKSDANFLLIEVDDANRRYDQLLKKGIVVRNRSKQPLCKNCLRMTVGTKEENSRLINALKELNND; via the coding sequence ATGGAGAAATTTGACCTTTATAAGCTGGTAAGAGATAATGTTGCATTGCTGCAACCTTATTCTTCCGCACGCGATGAATTTAAGACTGAAGGAAAAGAAATGATCTTTCTTGATGCTAATGAAAATCCATTTAATTCCGGACTTAATCGATATCCCGATCCACAGCAGTCGAAATTAAAGCAGAGATTATCTCAAAAAAAAGATATCGGGACAGATAAGATACTTCTTGGTAATGGAAGTGATGAAGTTCTTGATCTTATTTTCCGGGCGTTTTGTGAACCCGGGATGGATAATATTATTTCTTTGCCGCCAACTTATGGCATGTATAAGGTGTTGGCAGATATAAATAATATAGAGAACAGAGAGGTTTTGCTTAATCATGACTTTGAGCCAGATGTTACGGCTATACTTAATCAGGTTAATCCAAGAACAAAACTAATTTTCCTTTGCTCACCTAACAATCCTTCTGCTAATTCTTTTGAAAAGGAAAAGATCCTGGAAATTCTGAATAATTTTAAAGGGATTGTCGTGATAGATGAGGCTTATATTGATTTTTCAGAAGAGAAAAGTTGGATTAGTGAACTGAAGAATTATCCAAATTTAATAGTAACTCAGACTTTTTCTAAAGCTCTTGGAATGGCAGGGATTCGTTTGGGGATACTGTATGCATCTTCAGAAATTATTCAGATCTTAAACAAGATAAAGCCACCATATAATGTCAATCAGTTGACCCAGGATAAAGCTGAGGAGATTCTTGATAGCTTCGATTCTATTAAGTCTCGGGTTACTGAAATAGTGAGTGAAAGAAAGGTTTTATCTAAAGCTTTACTTCAAGTGGAATTCATCACAAAAATATATAAATCTGATGCTAATTTTTTATTGATTGAAGTTGATGATGCGAACAGAAGGTACGATCAATTACTAAAAAAAGGTATCGTGGTTAGGAACAGAAGCAAACAACCACTTTGCAAAAATTGTTTGAGAATGACGGTTGGGACCAAGGAAGAAAACAGCAGGCTAATTAATGCATTAAAAGAACTTAACAATGACTAA
- the hisB gene encoding bifunctional histidinol-phosphatase/imidazoleglycerol-phosphate dehydratase HisB: protein MTKVLFVDRDGTMIHEPEDYQIDNLDKLEFYPGSLTYLSKIAKELDYEIVMVTNQDGLGTDSFPESEFWPIQNFIIKTFENEGVKFKDVLIDRTFAKDNAPTRKPNTGLMEKEFLNNDNYDLQNSIMIGDRLTDIEFAMNFGGKGILIDTHEELAQDEVANDKNEVEKHIILKTDSWKEIYEFLKLKDRSAEISRKTNETDIEIKLNLDGSGKSDIETGISFFDHMLDQIARHGQMDLYIKVKGDLEVDEHHTIEDTAIALGEVFSKALGNKLGIERYGFCLPMDDCLAQVAIDFGGRNWLVWEADFKREMIGKMPTEMFYHFFKSFTDGAKANLNIKAEGTNEHHKIEAIFKAFAKAIKVAVKRDAEKMILPSTKGML, encoded by the coding sequence ATGACTAAAGTATTATTTGTAGATAGGGATGGAACCATGATCCATGAGCCTGAAGATTATCAAATAGATAATTTGGATAAACTGGAATTTTATCCTGGTTCGTTGACCTATTTATCAAAAATCGCAAAGGAACTTGATTATGAGATCGTAATGGTTACCAATCAGGACGGTTTGGGAACCGATAGCTTTCCTGAATCTGAATTCTGGCCGATCCAAAATTTTATTATTAAAACATTCGAAAATGAAGGTGTAAAATTTAAGGATGTATTGATCGACAGAACTTTTGCAAAGGACAATGCGCCAACCCGAAAACCTAATACGGGATTAATGGAAAAAGAGTTTCTTAATAATGATAATTATGACCTTCAAAATTCAATTATGATCGGCGACAGACTAACCGATATAGAATTTGCAATGAATTTTGGAGGAAAAGGGATTCTTATAGATACCCATGAGGAGCTGGCACAGGACGAGGTAGCGAATGATAAAAATGAAGTTGAAAAACATATCATTCTTAAAACAGATTCATGGAAAGAGATCTATGAATTTTTAAAATTAAAAGACAGGTCGGCCGAAATTAGCAGAAAAACTAATGAGACTGATATTGAAATAAAGTTAAATCTGGACGGGTCTGGTAAAAGTGATATAGAAACTGGTATTTCATTTTTTGATCATATGCTGGATCAGATTGCCCGTCACGGTCAGATGGACCTTTATATAAAGGTTAAGGGAGATCTAGAAGTAGACGAGCACCATACCATTGAGGATACGGCAATCGCATTAGGGGAAGTTTTTAGTAAGGCTTTAGGAAATAAATTGGGAATAGAACGTTACGGATTCTGTTTGCCTATGGATGATTGCCTGGCTCAGGTTGCAATTGACTTTGGAGGTAGGAATTGGTTGGTATGGGAAGCAGACTTTAAACGTGAAATGATTGGGAAGATGCCAACCGAAATGTTCTATCACTTCTTTAAATCTTTTACAGATGGAGCTAAAGCTAATTTAAATATTAAAGCAGAAGGGACCAATGAGCACCATAAGATCGAAGCGATCTTTAAAGCTTTTGCAAAGGCTATAAAAGTGGCGGTAAAACGCGATGCAGAGAAAATGATTCTTCCTTCAACAAAAGGTATGTTATAA
- the hisH gene encoding imidazole glycerol phosphate synthase subunit HisH — MKIAIIDYGAGNIQSIKFAIKRLGYEAVLSKDAKEIAAADKVIFPGVGEAGTAMRMLRATGLDKIIPQLEQPVLGICLGMQLMCEHSEEGDTSGLGIFKADVKKFNIGVKVPQIGWNRISNLESSLFNSVVEGEYVYLVHSYYVPECEDEIARTDYGVNYSSALHRDNFYGVQFHPEKSSTTGEKILKNFLAL; from the coding sequence ATGAAAATAGCCATCATAGATTACGGAGCCGGTAATATCCAAAGCATCAAATTTGCAATTAAGAGATTGGGTTATGAAGCCGTTCTTAGTAAGGATGCTAAGGAAATAGCTGCAGCAGATAAAGTTATATTTCCGGGAGTGGGTGAGGCCGGTACTGCGATGAGAATGTTAAGAGCTACAGGACTTGACAAAATAATTCCTCAACTTGAGCAACCGGTCCTGGGGATCTGTCTGGGAATGCAACTTATGTGTGAACATAGCGAAGAAGGTGATACTAGCGGACTGGGAATTTTTAAAGCTGATGTAAAGAAATTCAATATAGGAGTAAAAGTACCCCAAATTGGATGGAACAGAATTAGCAATCTGGAGTCCAGTCTTTTTAATAGTGTAGTTGAAGGTGAATATGTATATCTGGTGCATAGCTACTATGTTCCTGAATGTGAAGATGAGATTGCCCGCACCGATTATGGGGTGAATTACTCCAGCGCATTGCATCGCGATAATTTTTATGGCGTTCAATTTCATCCGGAAAAAAGTAGCACTACCGGAGAGAAGATATTAAAAAACTTTTTAGCTCTTTAG
- the hisA gene encoding 1-(5-phosphoribosyl)-5-[(5-phosphoribosylamino)methylideneamino]imidazole-4-carboxamide isomerase, which translates to MRIIPAIDIIEGKCVRLSKGDYNTKKIYNENPLEVAKSFEDHGINSLHLVDLDGAKSSHIVNYKILEQIASKTNLNVDFGGGLKSDKDLEIAFESGANQVTGGSIAVKDAEIFNNWIKKYGNDKIILGADAKNRKIAVSGWLEDSDKEIIPFIRNYERNGIKYVICTDISKDGMLQGPSFKLYEEILDETDNINLIASGGISKFDELPALAELGCEGVIIGKAIYENRISLKQLENYILTEGQV; encoded by the coding sequence ATGCGGATCATACCTGCTATAGATATAATTGAAGGAAAGTGCGTAAGACTTTCAAAAGGAGATTATAATACAAAAAAGATATATAATGAAAATCCTCTAGAGGTTGCAAAATCTTTTGAAGATCATGGCATTAATAGCCTTCATTTGGTGGATCTTGATGGTGCTAAATCAAGTCATATAGTAAATTATAAGATACTGGAACAAATTGCATCCAAAACGAATTTAAATGTCGATTTTGGAGGAGGTTTAAAATCTGATAAGGACCTTGAGATCGCCTTCGAAAGCGGTGCTAATCAGGTGACTGGAGGTAGTATTGCTGTTAAAGATGCTGAAATATTCAATAACTGGATTAAAAAATACGGGAACGACAAGATCATTTTAGGTGCTGATGCGAAAAACCGAAAAATAGCCGTTTCAGGCTGGCTGGAAGATTCCGATAAGGAAATCATTCCATTTATTAGGAATTATGAGCGCAATGGGATCAAATATGTGATCTGTACCGATATTTCTAAAGATGGTATGCTACAAGGTCCTTCATTTAAATTATATGAGGAAATTCTCGATGAAACTGATAATATCAATCTAATCGCTTCTGGTGGCATTTCAAAATTTGATGAACTACCTGCCTTAGCCGAATTAGGCTGTGAGGGTGTAATAATTGGAAAAGCGATCTACGAAAACAGAATAAGCTTAAAACAACTAGAAAATTATATTTTAACTGAAGGCCAGGTCTAA
- the hisF gene encoding imidazole glycerol phosphate synthase subunit HisF has product MLTKRIIPCLDIKNGRTVKGINFVDLRDAGDPVELAAAYAAKGADELVFLDISATEEKRRTLAELVLHVAEQLNIPFTVGGGISSVEDVDLLLKNGADKVSINSSAVKNPALINQLSEKFGSQCIVVAIDAKNIDGKWKVHLVGGKVPTELDLFEWAKEVEQRGAGEILFTSMDHDGTKNGFANEALAKLSTELNIPIIASGGAGEISHFRDAFQEGKADAALAASVFHFKEIEIADLKKHLQIAGIPVRL; this is encoded by the coding sequence GTGCTTACAAAAAGAATAATACCCTGTTTGGATATCAAGAATGGCAGGACTGTAAAAGGAATTAACTTCGTGGATTTACGTGACGCTGGAGACCCTGTAGAACTCGCTGCGGCCTATGCAGCTAAGGGAGCAGATGAACTTGTGTTTCTCGATATTTCGGCTACAGAAGAAAAAAGGAGAACCCTGGCCGAGCTCGTTTTACATGTAGCGGAGCAACTGAATATCCCTTTTACTGTTGGTGGGGGCATATCTTCTGTAGAAGATGTAGATCTATTGCTCAAGAATGGAGCAGATAAAGTATCTATAAATTCATCAGCAGTTAAAAATCCTGCGTTGATCAACCAGCTTTCTGAAAAATTTGGAAGTCAGTGTATAGTAGTTGCGATAGATGCGAAAAACATAGACGGTAAATGGAAAGTTCATTTGGTAGGAGGGAAGGTGCCTACCGAACTAGACCTCTTTGAATGGGCTAAGGAAGTGGAACAACGCGGGGCAGGAGAGATTCTTTTCACCTCGATGGATCATGATGGGACTAAGAATGGATTTGCGAATGAAGCTCTTGCCAAGCTGTCTACAGAACTTAATATTCCAATTATAGCTTCAGGAGGAGCAGGAGAGATAAGTCATTTTCGTGATGCCTTTCAGGAAGGAAAAGCAGATGCGGCTTTGGCAGCCAGTGTTTTTCATTTCAAAGAGATCGAAATAGCAGACCTTAAAAAACATTTACAAATAGCCGGGATCCCGGTAAGATTATAA
- the hisIE gene encoding bifunctional phosphoribosyl-AMP cyclohydrolase/phosphoribosyl-ATP diphosphatase HisIE, with protein MDIDFNKNDGLVPAIIQDANTQKVLMLGYMNEEAYLKTNSTKRVTFFSRSRQRLWTKGEESGNFLDLVSIKLDCDKDTLLIQANPVGPVCHTGTDTCWAEDNSENFGFLSRLEGIIESRKKLSQTEPELRKENESSYVVSLFDKGINKIAQKVGEEAVETVIEAKDSNDDLFLNESADLLFHYLILLKAKGFGLKDIVKVLEERH; from the coding sequence ATGGATATAGATTTTAATAAAAATGATGGTCTTGTTCCTGCGATCATTCAGGATGCAAATACTCAGAAAGTTTTAATGCTGGGGTATATGAACGAAGAAGCCTACCTAAAGACCAACTCTACAAAAAGAGTGACCTTCTTTAGCAGATCCAGACAAAGACTTTGGACCAAGGGCGAAGAAAGCGGTAATTTCTTAGATCTTGTTAGTATAAAACTGGATTGCGATAAGGACACTTTACTTATCCAGGCCAATCCTGTTGGCCCTGTTTGTCATACCGGTACAGATACCTGCTGGGCCGAAGATAATTCTGAAAACTTTGGATTTCTCTCAAGACTTGAAGGTATTATTGAAAGCCGAAAGAAACTAAGCCAGACAGAACCTGAACTTAGAAAAGAAAATGAATCCAGTTATGTGGTTTCACTATTTGACAAAGGCATTAATAAGATAGCCCAGAAAGTGGGTGAGGAGGCAGTAGAAACAGTCATTGAGGCAAAAGATTCCAATGACGATCTTTTTCTAAATGAGAGTGCAGATCTGCTTTTTCATTATTTGATCCTTTTAAAAGCGAAAGGCTTTGGTTTAAAAGATATTGTAAAAGTTCTTGAAGAAAGACATTAA
- a CDS encoding NYN domain-containing protein yields the protein METNLAVLIDGDNIPSAHVKEMMEEIAKYGNPTIKRIYGDWTKPHLNKWKNVLLENAIHPIQQYGYTQGKNATDSAMIIDAMDILYSNKVDGFCLVSSDSDFTRLATRLREASMKVIGIGEKKTPDPFIVACDKFIYIEILKNSSKESESDKTKDKQSKKTNVDKITPKVIRLISQTISDVADEDGWAFLGDVGSLLQKKQPNFDSRNYGFQKLTPMISSISKFEIESRENANSKFKLIYVRNS from the coding sequence ATGGAAACAAATTTAGCCGTACTTATAGATGGCGATAATATACCTTCAGCACATGTAAAAGAAATGATGGAAGAAATTGCCAAATACGGTAATCCAACCATCAAACGTATATATGGAGACTGGACAAAACCCCACTTAAATAAGTGGAAAAATGTATTGCTGGAAAATGCGATACACCCTATTCAACAATATGGCTACACTCAGGGCAAAAATGCGACAGACTCTGCAATGATAATCGATGCCATGGATATCCTATATTCCAATAAGGTAGATGGATTTTGTCTGGTATCCAGTGATTCAGATTTTACCCGGCTTGCTACAAGATTACGTGAGGCGAGCATGAAAGTGATAGGTATTGGAGAGAAGAAAACTCCAGATCCATTTATCGTGGCCTGTGACAAGTTCATTTATATAGAAATTCTTAAGAATAGCTCAAAAGAATCTGAAAGCGATAAGACTAAGGATAAGCAATCCAAGAAAACAAATGTAGACAAGATCACTCCTAAGGTAATTAGACTGATCTCACAAACCATTTCTGATGTTGCCGATGAGGATGGATGGGCATTTCTTGGTGATGTAGGAAGCTTACTGCAAAAGAAACAACCTAATTTTGATTCCAGAAATTATGGCTTCCAAAAACTTACCCCAATGATAAGTTCCATAAGTAAATTTGAAATCGAGTCACGGGAAAATGCTAATTCAAAATTCAAGCTTATATACGTTAGGAATTCCTAA